The following coding sequences lie in one Pseudomonas svalbardensis genomic window:
- a CDS encoding methyl-accepting chemotaxis protein, protein MQRDLRGMIEVVRSNAHGVSGMSEQLSSGCHEVAGSSQQQSVAASTMAAAASEMTASIEEITRHAERALNMANQAEALAKDGGRVIHQVVNDMDGIARSAQQSAQVIRTLDKESEGIFSIIQVIKGIADQTNLLALNAAIEAARAGEQGRGFAVVADEVRSLAGRTSASTQEIATMVSRIQQSTREAVTSMEAGVAQVDKGMAVTADVERAIREILDATLNTTQLVNDITRTIGEQSLASNEIAHQVEMIAGMSEGNSKVIGRTASTTDELSTLAGKLSQSVDRFRL, encoded by the coding sequence ATGCAGCGCGACCTGCGCGGCATGATCGAAGTAGTGCGCAGCAACGCCCACGGCGTGAGCGGCATGAGTGAGCAATTGAGTAGCGGCTGCCATGAAGTGGCCGGGAGCAGTCAGCAGCAAAGCGTAGCGGCCAGCACCATGGCGGCGGCCGCCAGCGAAATGACCGCGAGCATCGAGGAGATCACCCGGCATGCCGAGCGGGCGCTGAACATGGCCAATCAAGCCGAGGCACTGGCCAAGGATGGCGGTCGTGTGATCCATCAGGTGGTCAACGACATGGACGGTATTGCGCGTTCGGCGCAGCAATCGGCCCAGGTGATCCGCACGCTGGACAAGGAGTCCGAAGGGATTTTCAGCATCATCCAAGTGATCAAGGGCATTGCCGATCAAACCAACCTGCTGGCGCTCAACGCCGCGATCGAAGCCGCTCGTGCCGGTGAGCAAGGGCGTGGATTTGCCGTGGTGGCCGACGAAGTGCGCAGCCTGGCGGGACGCACCAGCGCCTCCACCCAGGAAATTGCCACGATGGTCTCACGCATCCAGCAAAGCACCCGCGAGGCGGTGACCAGCATGGAAGCGGGCGTGGCGCAGGTCGACAAAGGCATGGCCGTGACCGCCGACGTCGAGCGCGCGATTCGCGAAATCCTCGACGCCACGTTGAACACCACGCAACTGGTCAATGACATCACCCGCACCATCGGTGAGCAGAGCCTGGCCAGCAACGAAATCGCCCATCAGGTCGAAATGATTGCCGGCATGTCCGAAGGCAACAGCAAGGTCATCGGCCGGACCGCCTCGACCACCGATGAGCTGTCCACCCTGGCGGGCAAGCTGTCGCAGTCGGTGGATCGGTTCAGACTCTAA
- a CDS encoding phosphatidate cytidylyltransferase yields MSLEAKFLWFFFGLACLLAIASLAGRLLARRAKTEGAVSTIENLNQRVNAWWGMVIIFFASYLLGGNATVVLFGFISLFALREFITLTPTRRGDHNALFSAFFILIPLQYILIGMHWYSMFTLLIPVYSFLLLPAIAVLSQDTDGFLERTAKIQWGVMICIYCISHAPALLLLDLEGFTGQNALLLFYLVFVVQLSDVLQYVFGKLFGKHKVAPLVSPSKTVEGLVGGGLSATLIGGCMFWMTPFSFWQSLMMSFVIVVMGFLGGLVMSAIKRSLSAKDWGTMIKGHGGMLDRMDSICFAAPIFFHLTRYFFSAA; encoded by the coding sequence ATGAGTCTTGAAGCAAAGTTTTTGTGGTTCTTTTTTGGATTGGCGTGCTTGCTGGCGATTGCTTCGCTCGCCGGTCGACTGCTGGCCCGGCGGGCCAAAACGGAAGGCGCTGTCTCGACCATCGAAAACCTCAATCAGCGCGTGAATGCCTGGTGGGGGATGGTCATCATTTTCTTCGCTTCCTACCTGCTGGGCGGTAATGCAACGGTTGTCCTGTTCGGATTCATCTCACTGTTCGCGCTCAGGGAGTTCATCACCCTGACACCGACCAGGCGGGGTGACCATAACGCCCTGTTTTCGGCGTTCTTCATCCTGATCCCGCTGCAATACATACTGATCGGTATGCACTGGTATTCGATGTTCACGCTGCTGATCCCGGTGTATTCATTCTTGCTGCTACCGGCGATTGCGGTACTGAGCCAGGACACTGACGGCTTCCTGGAAAGGACGGCGAAGATCCAGTGGGGCGTGATGATCTGCATTTATTGCATCAGCCATGCGCCCGCACTTTTGCTTTTGGATCTGGAAGGATTCACGGGCCAAAACGCGCTGCTGCTGTTCTACCTGGTGTTCGTCGTTCAGTTGAGTGACGTGTTGCAGTACGTGTTCGGCAAGCTCTTCGGCAAACACAAGGTAGCGCCGCTGGTGAGTCCATCAAAAACGGTGGAAGGACTGGTCGGTGGAGGCCTGTCTGCAACACTGATTGGCGGCTGCATGTTCTGGATGACCCCCTTCAGCTTCTGGCAGTCACTGATGATGTCGTTCGTCATCGTGGTGATGGGTTTTCTCGGTGGGCTGGTCATGTCGGCGATCAAACGCAGTTTGAGCGCCAAGGACTGGGGGACCATGATCAAGGGCCACGGCGGCATGCTCGACCGGATGGACTCGATTTGCTTCGCAGCACCAATCTTCTTTCACCTGACGCGCTACTTCTTCTCCGCTGCCTGA
- a CDS encoding lysophospholipid acyltransferase family protein, with translation MWISNALISVLRLVIGVTARWESPPDLSRQRIYFANHTSHMDTLAIIAALPPEARLNVKPIAAADYWGKNRFLSYISQKGLNAVLIDRKPAPGKNALEPIFDVVQAGHSIIFFPEGTRSSEALPGEFKSGLYRLSETFPDVDLVPIYLENLHRSMPKGKHVPLPIICTIRIGNPMERIAGEDKQVFLERARNAIVGLSK, from the coding sequence ATGTGGATCAGTAATGCGTTGATTTCTGTTCTTCGACTGGTTATTGGCGTCACGGCCAGGTGGGAGAGTCCGCCGGATCTCTCGCGTCAGCGAATCTATTTCGCCAATCACACCAGTCACATGGACACCTTGGCCATCATTGCAGCCCTGCCGCCCGAGGCCAGGTTAAATGTGAAGCCGATCGCCGCTGCCGATTACTGGGGAAAGAACCGGTTTCTGTCGTACATCTCGCAGAAAGGGCTCAACGCCGTGCTGATTGACCGTAAACCGGCGCCCGGTAAAAACGCCCTGGAGCCCATTTTCGATGTGGTGCAGGCGGGTCATTCGATCATCTTCTTTCCTGAAGGCACTCGCTCATCCGAGGCACTGCCGGGGGAATTCAAATCAGGTCTTTACCGGTTGAGCGAGACCTTCCCCGATGTCGACCTGGTGCCTATCTACCTGGAAAACCTTCATCGCTCCATGCCCAAAGGCAAACACGTCCCTCTGCCGATCATCTGCACGATCCGTATCGGCAATCCGATGGAAAGGATTGCTGGCGAGGATAAACAGGTGTTTCTGGAACGCGCGCGTAACGCCATTGTGGGGCTGTCGAAATGA
- a CDS encoding CDP-alcohol phosphatidyltransferase family protein, protein MDDNRRPIKTRSAGWAKRITDILVKRDISPNQISVASIAFALAGVVALNIDSGVIGSICCAIGIQLRLLCNLFDGMVAIEGGKKSDIGSLYNEFPDRIADSLLIVGLGYAIGQSDLGWFAALAAALTAYVRVFGGSIGLKQTFIGPMAKQHRMAVMTAGLLLNAVEASVYGTHYVLLIALAVIAIGSVATCVTRTLAIARQLKGADHVDQ, encoded by the coding sequence GTGGATGACAACAGAAGGCCCATCAAGACGCGCTCTGCGGGCTGGGCAAAACGCATCACCGACATTCTGGTGAAAAGAGACATTTCCCCCAATCAGATTTCCGTCGCCAGCATCGCCTTCGCGCTTGCCGGCGTCGTGGCGCTCAATATTGATAGCGGTGTCATTGGCTCGATCTGCTGCGCGATCGGCATTCAGTTGCGCCTGCTGTGCAATCTCTTCGATGGGATGGTGGCGATTGAGGGCGGCAAGAAGTCCGATATCGGCAGTCTCTACAACGAATTCCCGGACCGGATTGCCGACAGCCTGCTGATCGTAGGGTTGGGGTATGCCATTGGCCAATCCGACCTCGGATGGTTTGCTGCCCTGGCGGCGGCACTGACTGCTTATGTCAGGGTGTTCGGCGGCTCGATTGGCCTCAAGCAGACCTTCATCGGCCCTATGGCCAAGCAGCATCGAATGGCCGTGATGACCGCAGGACTGCTGCTGAATGCCGTCGAAGCCAGCGTTTATGGCACTCACTACGTACTGTTGATCGCGCTGGCTGTCATCGCCATTGGCTCAGTCGCAACCTGCGTCACGCGAACGCTGGCGATCGCCAGGCAGCTGAAAGGGGCCGACCATGTGGATCAGTAA
- a CDS encoding nucleotidyltransferase family protein, producing MTLTAETLIEIAMANPANAEIARRLPSLGLNQCLLTAGCLFQAVWNHQAGLPAAWGIKDYDVFYFDKDVSWEAENEVIIAARKLFHDLDVNIEIKNQARVHLWYGQRFGRAYPKLQSTKDGIDRYLIAGTCIGLDVVTGEVYAPYGLNDVEEGLLRINPVNHQPDLFDQKARSYKARWPFLQVVAV from the coding sequence ATGACGTTAACCGCTGAAACGTTGATTGAGATCGCGATGGCCAATCCGGCAAACGCCGAGATTGCCCGACGCTTACCTTCACTCGGCCTGAACCAATGCCTGTTGACGGCGGGCTGCCTTTTTCAGGCGGTCTGGAATCATCAAGCCGGGCTTCCCGCCGCTTGGGGCATCAAGGATTACGACGTTTTCTACTTTGATAAAGACGTGTCGTGGGAGGCCGAGAATGAAGTCATCATCGCCGCCCGGAAACTCTTTCACGACCTCGACGTAAACATCGAAATCAAGAACCAGGCACGGGTTCACCTTTGGTACGGTCAGCGATTTGGCAGGGCTTATCCCAAGCTTCAGTCGACAAAGGATGGCATCGATCGGTATCTGATTGCGGGGACGTGTATCGGTCTGGATGTGGTGACCGGCGAGGTGTATGCGCCTTACGGTTTGAACGATGTCGAAGAAGGGCTTTTACGGATTAATCCGGTGAATCATCAGCCCGATCTGTTCGATCAGAAGGCCCGGAGTTATAAGGCTCGCTGGCCTTTTCTACAAGTGGTCGCAGTTTGA
- a CDS encoding GFA family protein has translation MDALHQGSCLCGAVKYRVAAELKAVTHCHCSQCRKGHGAAFATYASALRSAITIVAGGETLKTFHSSEGVARQFCGECGSSLFWSDSKGEYSDWMSLAIGTLDTPFLSEKQKHVCVASKAPWYAIEDQWPRTE, from the coding sequence ATGGATGCACTTCACCAAGGAAGTTGCCTGTGCGGCGCAGTGAAATATCGAGTGGCCGCCGAGCTGAAAGCGGTTACCCATTGCCATTGCAGCCAATGTCGCAAGGGCCACGGGGCAGCATTCGCGACGTATGCAAGCGCCCTCAGGTCGGCGATTACGATCGTTGCGGGGGGCGAGACGCTCAAAACCTTTCACTCATCTGAAGGCGTCGCACGACAGTTCTGTGGCGAGTGCGGCTCTTCGCTGTTCTGGTCTGATTCCAAAGGTGAGTATTCGGATTGGATGTCCTTGGCGATAGGCACGCTGGATACCCCGTTCCTGAGTGAAAAACAGAAACACGTGTGTGTTGCATCGAAAGCGCCGTGGTACGCAATCGAGGATCAGTGGCCACGGACGGAGTGA
- the msrA gene encoding peptide-methionine (S)-S-oxide reductase MsrA, whose translation MTTRTETAILAGGCFWGMQDLLRRYPGVLSTRVGYSGGDVPNATYRTHGTHAEAIEIVFDPDQISYRQILEFFFQIHDPTTKNRQGNDVGMSYRSALFYLNDEQKQVAEDTVADADASGLWPDKVVTEIVPAGPFWEAEPEHQDYLEHYPNGYTCHFIRPDWKLPKRG comes from the coding sequence ATGACGACGCGAACTGAAACTGCCATCCTGGCCGGTGGCTGCTTCTGGGGCATGCAGGATTTGCTGAGACGTTACCCCGGCGTGCTGTCCACGCGGGTAGGCTACTCGGGCGGCGATGTGCCCAATGCGACTTACCGCACCCATGGCACGCATGCGGAAGCGATCGAGATCGTGTTCGATCCGGACCAGATCAGCTATCGCCAGATCCTCGAGTTTTTCTTCCAGATCCACGACCCGACAACGAAGAATCGTCAGGGCAACGATGTGGGTATGAGCTACCGTTCTGCACTCTTCTATCTCAACGATGAACAGAAGCAGGTGGCCGAGGACACGGTGGCCGACGCTGATGCATCTGGCTTGTGGCCCGACAAGGTCGTGACTGAAATCGTGCCCGCAGGCCCGTTCTGGGAAGCAGAGCCGGAACATCAGGACTACCTCGAACACTATCCCAACGGCTACACGTGCCATTTCATTCGGCCAGACTGGAAACTGCCTAAACGAGGGTGA
- a CDS encoding tripartite tricarboxylate transporter permease, whose translation METLANLAIGFSAALTPINLMWGFIGCLLGTAIGVLPGIGPALTVALLLPITAKVDPTGALIMFAGIYYGAQFGGSTTSILLNTPGESSSMVTALEGNLMARNGRAGPALATAAIGSFVAGTIATVFLTLFAPIVATLALKFGPAEYFAILVLSFTTVSAVLGASMLRGFVSLGIGLTIGLIGLDSTSGIARYTLAVPELVDGIEVVLVAVGLFAVGEALYSLLYQKEEASGRHRLTSLWMTRSDWKRSVPAWLRGTLIGFPFGSIPAGGAEIPTFLSYSAERKLSKYPKEFAGNKGEGAIEGVAGPEAANNASATGSLVPLLTLGIPTSATAAILLAAFQNYNLQPGPMLFQTSGELVWTLVASLYIGNVILLVLNLPLVGLWVKLLQIPRPYLNAGILVFATIGVYGMRHSSFDLFLMLAIGWGGVLMRRFDFPVAPVIVGMLLGPMAEKQLRNALSISEGDWLVFVTQPISAAFLALTLLVLVIPHLLHARGIKLHEDD comes from the coding sequence GTGGAAACTCTTGCGAACTTGGCCATTGGTTTTTCTGCTGCGCTGACACCGATCAATTTGATGTGGGGCTTTATCGGCTGTTTGCTCGGCACCGCCATTGGTGTCTTGCCGGGTATTGGGCCGGCGCTGACGGTGGCGTTGTTGCTGCCGATTACCGCCAAGGTCGATCCTACGGGCGCCTTGATCATGTTCGCCGGCATCTATTACGGCGCGCAGTTCGGCGGCTCGACCACCTCTATCCTGCTCAATACGCCCGGCGAATCGTCCTCCATGGTCACGGCCCTGGAAGGCAATCTCATGGCGCGCAACGGCCGGGCAGGACCGGCCCTGGCAACGGCCGCGATAGGGTCATTTGTTGCCGGCACTATCGCGACGGTGTTCCTGACGTTATTTGCCCCTATTGTTGCCACGCTGGCGCTCAAGTTTGGTCCTGCCGAGTATTTCGCGATTCTGGTGTTGTCCTTCACGACGGTGTCTGCGGTACTCGGTGCTTCGATGCTGCGTGGTTTTGTCTCGCTCGGGATTGGACTGACCATCGGCTTGATCGGCCTGGACTCGACCTCGGGCATTGCCCGCTACACCTTGGCGGTGCCGGAGTTGGTTGATGGCATCGAAGTCGTGCTCGTGGCGGTCGGTTTGTTTGCAGTGGGTGAAGCCTTGTACAGCCTGCTTTATCAAAAAGAAGAAGCGTCCGGTCGGCACCGTTTGACCTCGTTGTGGATGACGCGCTCTGACTGGAAACGCTCGGTCCCCGCCTGGCTACGGGGCACGTTGATCGGTTTTCCATTCGGGTCGATTCCGGCCGGTGGCGCTGAAATTCCGACGTTCCTGTCCTATTCGGCGGAACGCAAACTGAGCAAGTACCCGAAAGAGTTTGCAGGCAACAAGGGCGAGGGGGCGATCGAGGGCGTTGCCGGTCCCGAGGCGGCCAACAACGCGAGCGCGACGGGTTCTTTGGTGCCACTGCTGACGCTCGGCATCCCGACGTCCGCCACTGCGGCGATTCTGTTGGCCGCGTTCCAGAACTACAACCTGCAACCGGGGCCGATGCTCTTCCAGACGTCGGGGGAACTGGTCTGGACCCTGGTGGCCTCGCTGTATATCGGCAACGTGATCCTGTTAGTGTTGAACCTCCCGTTGGTGGGCCTTTGGGTCAAGCTCCTGCAGATTCCCCGGCCGTACCTGAACGCCGGCATTCTGGTGTTTGCCACCATCGGCGTGTACGGCATGCGCCATTCTTCCTTCGACCTTTTTCTGATGTTGGCGATCGGTTGGGGTGGGGTGCTGATGCGTCGTTTCGATTTTCCCGTCGCCCCCGTGATCGTCGGCATGCTGCTCGGGCCGATGGCTGAAAAGCAGCTGCGCAATGCGTTGTCCATCAGCGAGGGAGACTGGCTGGTGTTTGTGACGCAACCGATATCGGCCGCGTTCCTCGCGCTAACGCTGCTGGTGCTGGTGATCCCGCATCTGCTTCACGCCCGCGGTATCAAGTTGCATGAGGACGATTGA
- a CDS encoding tripartite tricarboxylate transporter TctB family protein — protein MTQSRAIVPVQLAIGAGVIAISAVLAVGAFRFPPEMGFVILGAHVYPYAVAVFLGVVGLLLCYQAVTGGFRELADHSDEAAQALPGGKSGAAWVTAGLVGVAMLINLIGFVLAAGLLFACSARGFGSRRPVKDLAIGIALTLPIYWLFNAGLGVSLPPLVNAWI, from the coding sequence ATGACTCAGTCTCGCGCAATCGTGCCGGTACAACTGGCGATCGGCGCCGGAGTGATTGCCATCAGCGCCGTGTTGGCGGTGGGCGCATTCCGCTTTCCTCCCGAGATGGGCTTCGTCATCCTGGGAGCCCACGTCTATCCGTACGCCGTCGCGGTGTTCCTGGGCGTTGTCGGTCTGTTGCTGTGTTATCAGGCCGTCACCGGTGGTTTTCGCGAGTTGGCAGACCACAGCGACGAAGCCGCCCAAGCGCTGCCCGGCGGCAAATCCGGCGCAGCCTGGGTGACGGCGGGACTTGTGGGGGTGGCCATGCTGATTAACCTCATCGGGTTCGTATTGGCCGCCGGGCTGCTGTTTGCCTGTTCGGCGCGGGGGTTTGGCAGTCGTCGTCCGGTGAAGGACCTCGCCATCGGCATTGCCTTGACCCTGCCGATTTACTGGCTGTTCAACGCCGGGCTAGGGGTTTCCCTGCCGCCCCTTGTCAACGCCTGGATCTGA
- a CDS encoding tripartite tricarboxylate transporter substrate binding protein has protein sequence MSALFRRFSRCIATAVTAAALATPAFALDTVKFMAPGSVGGGYDQTARVLGKALIEANTAKSTTFENKGGAGGTLGLAQFANSTKGDPNALLVVGAIMVTAIEQNKPQITLKDVTPIARLFTEYNVIAVRKESEFKTLEDLLKVFKDKPTSISWGGGSKGSIDHIGIAELAAKMGVPVNKVNYVAFAGGGEVVAQALGGQIKVITGGYAELGQYIRNGQFRVLAIGAPERIEGIDAPTLKEKGYDVTIGNWRGVYGAANLTPEQRKAVIDAVVAAANSKVWKDNIDTNKWAPNVLTGDEFGKFVDEEHVRLRAMLVEVGLVSK, from the coding sequence ATGTCCGCCTTGTTCCGTCGATTCAGCCGCTGCATCGCAACGGCCGTTACCGCTGCTGCACTCGCGACACCGGCCTTTGCGCTGGACACCGTCAAGTTCATGGCCCCGGGTTCTGTGGGTGGCGGCTATGACCAGACCGCCAGGGTTCTGGGCAAAGCTTTAATCGAGGCCAACACGGCCAAATCCACCACCTTCGAGAACAAGGGCGGAGCAGGGGGGACATTGGGGCTGGCGCAGTTCGCCAACAGCACCAAGGGTGATCCGAATGCGCTGCTGGTTGTCGGTGCGATCATGGTCACTGCCATTGAACAAAACAAACCGCAAATCACCTTGAAGGACGTAACGCCGATTGCTCGGCTGTTTACCGAATACAACGTGATTGCCGTCCGCAAGGAGTCTGAATTCAAAACCCTGGAGGACTTGCTGAAAGTCTTCAAAGACAAGCCGACCAGTATTTCTTGGGGCGGTGGCTCCAAGGGGTCGATCGATCACATCGGCATTGCCGAATTGGCCGCAAAAATGGGTGTGCCGGTCAACAAGGTGAATTACGTCGCCTTCGCGGGTGGGGGTGAAGTCGTTGCTCAAGCATTGGGCGGGCAGATCAAGGTGATCACCGGTGGTTATGCCGAGCTTGGCCAATACATCAGGAACGGCCAGTTCCGAGTACTTGCCATCGGCGCGCCAGAACGCATTGAAGGCATCGATGCCCCGACCCTCAAGGAGAAAGGCTACGACGTGACCATCGGCAATTGGCGCGGTGTTTACGGTGCCGCGAACCTCACGCCCGAGCAGCGCAAAGCAGTGATCGACGCCGTCGTGGCTGCCGCCAACAGCAAGGTCTGGAAAGACAATATCGACACCAACAAATGGGCACCCAACGTCCTGACCGGCGATGAGTTCGGCAAATTCGTCGACGAAGAGCATGTGCGGCTGCGTGCAATGCTGGTCGAGGTCGGGCTGGTTTCGAAATGA
- a CDS encoding DUF6152 family protein — MNGMLGSIGLSLLLAATAAFAHHGWSEYDSSTPLQLNGTIEESGYSHPHGFVRLKTQDKTWNVVLAPPSRMENRGLSRDMLSVGNTASVVGYQNRNKPDEMRAERITVGGKTTELR; from the coding sequence ATGAACGGCATGCTCGGCAGCATTGGATTGTCACTGTTACTGGCTGCAACGGCGGCGTTCGCGCATCACGGCTGGAGTGAATACGACTCCAGCACCCCCCTGCAGTTGAACGGCACGATAGAAGAATCCGGTTACTCCCATCCACACGGCTTCGTGCGTCTCAAAACACAAGACAAAACCTGGAACGTCGTCCTGGCACCACCCTCGCGCATGGAGAACCGCGGCCTTTCCCGGGACATGCTGAGTGTGGGGAACACGGCCAGCGTGGTCGGCTATCAGAATCGAAACAAACCCGATGAAATGCGCGCCGAACGCATCACGGTCGGCGGCAAAACCACAGAGTTGAGATGA
- a CDS encoding DUF6644 family protein gives MQAIDTSAGSGPDSWLDWVGDSQLGAAMRGDLWLYPMVEVVHIIGFAVLVGSVVMFDLRVLGLSKEIAVTALARHLLTWSILALLLIVPAGLMMFSAHPHDFASNDIFILKLCLIATAGLNAALFHVGVYRSVTQWNTGTAAPGIAKIQALLSIGLWVSVVMCGRLLAYT, from the coding sequence ATGCAGGCCATCGATACCAGCGCTGGTTCGGGTCCGGACAGCTGGCTGGACTGGGTGGGTGACTCGCAGCTTGGCGCGGCCATGCGGGGCGACCTGTGGTTGTATCCGATGGTCGAGGTGGTTCACATCATTGGATTTGCGGTGCTTGTCGGCTCTGTGGTGATGTTCGATCTACGGGTGCTCGGGCTGTCGAAAGAGATTGCGGTAACAGCCCTGGCTCGCCACCTCCTGACCTGGTCCATCCTGGCCCTGCTGTTGATCGTGCCCGCCGGGCTGATGATGTTTTCAGCCCATCCCCATGACTTCGCCTCGAATGACATTTTCATCTTGAAGCTATGCCTGATCGCCACTGCCGGGCTCAACGCTGCTCTTTTCCACGTCGGGGTATACCGCTCGGTCACCCAGTGGAACACGGGCACTGCGGCGCCTGGAATCGCAAAAATCCAGGCGCTGCTTTCGATTGGGTTATGGGTCAGCGTGGTGATGTGCGGTCGGCTATTGGCGTACACCTGA
- a CDS encoding polyamine ABC transporter substrate-binding protein, with protein MRVNNISLMVVLSTLSAATYADEVVNISNWNGYIADDTLTTFTKETGIKATYDIHDSNEVLESKLMTGNTGYDVVSPSNHFLSRLIKAGAVQKLDKSQLPNWKNLDPALMKKLEVNDPGNQYGYPYMWGTAGIGYNVEKIKAIFGSTDVTHSWNLFFDENNIKKLSQCGVAIIDNPTQILPITLNYLGLPSHSHEPADYKKAEQALLKIRPYVQYFHASKYISDLANGNVCAVIGFNGDIVQAAASAKEANNGIEIAYSIPDEGSTLWFDMVVMPKSAPHEKNGYAYMNYLLTPQVIANISNSIHYANPNLAADEYVVPAVKQDLAIYPPTRVLDKLFTVEELPAAIARLTTRLWTKLKTNT; from the coding sequence ATGCGCGTCAACAACATTTCCCTGATGGTCGTGCTGTCGACGTTGTCAGCAGCCACTTACGCTGACGAAGTCGTCAATATTTCAAACTGGAACGGCTACATCGCCGACGACACCTTGACCACGTTCACCAAGGAAACGGGGATCAAGGCAACGTACGACATTCACGACAGTAACGAAGTGCTGGAATCCAAGCTGATGACCGGCAACACCGGCTATGACGTGGTGAGCCCTTCGAACCATTTTCTGTCCCGATTGATCAAAGCCGGGGCGGTTCAGAAACTCGACAAAAGCCAGTTACCCAACTGGAAAAACCTTGACCCGGCACTGATGAAAAAACTCGAGGTCAATGATCCGGGTAATCAATACGGCTATCCGTACATGTGGGGCACGGCGGGTATTGGCTACAACGTCGAGAAGATCAAGGCGATCTTCGGCAGCACCGATGTCACCCATTCCTGGAATCTGTTTTTTGATGAGAACAACATTAAAAAGCTGAGCCAGTGCGGCGTGGCGATTATCGATAACCCTACGCAGATCCTGCCGATCACCCTGAATTACCTGGGGTTGCCGTCCCATAGTCACGAGCCGGCGGATTACAAGAAAGCCGAGCAGGCGCTGCTCAAAATCAGACCTTACGTCCAGTATTTCCACGCCTCCAAGTACATCAGCGACCTGGCGAACGGCAATGTCTGCGCGGTGATCGGTTTCAATGGCGACATCGTGCAGGCGGCCGCCAGCGCCAAGGAAGCCAACAACGGCATTGAAATCGCCTATTCGATCCCTGACGAAGGTTCCACCCTGTGGTTCGACATGGTGGTCATGCCAAAGAGCGCGCCGCACGAGAAGAATGGCTACGCCTACATGAACTACCTGCTGACACCGCAGGTCATTGCCAACATCAGCAACAGCATCCATTACGCCAACCCCAACCTTGCGGCGGATGAATATGTTGTTCCGGCTGTGAAGCAGGACCTGGCGATTTACCCGCCGACACGTGTGCTGGACAAGCTGTTTACCGTAGAGGAACTTCCCGCTGCCATCGCACGGTTGACTACTCGCCTGTGGACCAAGTTGAAAACCAATACCTGA